ATTTCAACGATAATAGAATATGTAGCTTTATTACTTCGCATGATGTAGGTTTTTGATTACTATCCTTATAAAGTTACTAACTATAATCGAAAAAACGGGTATACCAAATCAATCATTTAGGGGTACAAAAACAGGCATTTTCGGTGTTTTTTGCTGTTTTTGAAAAAACGAGGCGCGAGCTAGGGCTAATTTTTGAAATTAAAATTCAATTTATTCAACTTGTGAATTTTGGAAAAACACCCCGTGGAGAAGTCTTTTAATTTGCACTAAAAAGTTGTGATTTGATAGTATCATTTTGCAATAGAAAACAATATTTTCCATTACGACAAGTAAATCCTTTTAAAGCCAACTAGCTCCCCTCCTTCTTTAGGTCATAAACAAGTCCATAATTTCATTCTGTATAGCGGTTTAATAACACCAAGTAAGAAAATGAATTATGAAGAATCTTAGTTATAGAACTAAAATGACGTCTGAAAAAATGAGAGAGCTACTTAAAACGCAAGCTGTGGATATAGATATTGAGTTGGCGACAGAGGTACTGGCGTTTATGAAGAAACTGGCTAAAATAGCCGTATCCGAATATTTAAAGAATGAACAAAATAGCAGATTTATACATAAGGGTTAGTACAGATGAGCAAGCTGATAAAGGGTATTCGCAACGCAACCAAGAAGAGATGCTATGCAGGTACTGTCAATTGAATGCTATTGAAATCAGAAATGTAATATTTGAAGACCATTCAGCTAAGTCCTTTAATCGTCCCCAGTGGAAAAAGCTCATTCAAAACTTAAAAAAAAATAAAAACAAAACGAATCTCGTTCTCTTTACAAAATGGGATCGGTTTAGCCGTAATGCCAGTGATGCCTATCAAATGATTGGATTATTAAAGCATTTGGGCGTAGAACCGCAAGCCATTGAACAACCCTTGGATTTATCAATACCAGAAAATAAAATGATGCTAGCCTTTTATCTAGCTGCTCCGGAAGTAGAAAATGATAGAAGAGCTTTAAATACTTTTTATGGAATGCGAAGAGCCAAAAAAGAAGGGCGTTACATGGGTTTGGCACCTACTGGATACGAGAATAAGATTCGCGACGACGGTAAAAAATACATTCGTCCTAAAGAACCTGAAGCTTCAATTATAAAATGGGTCTTTAATGAGCTTTCAAGAGGTATATTCAATACCGAACAGGTTTACAAAATGGCAAAACAAAAAGGATTGAAAAGTAGTAAAAGTAACTTTTGGACTATAATCCGCAATCCTATATACTGTGGTAAAATTTATGTACCTAAATTTAAAGATGAAGAAGGTGGATTTGTACAAAGTCAACACCAAGGACTTATTTCCGAAGTGCTTTTTAATCTAGTTCAAGCAATACTGGATGGCAGAGGAAGAACATACAGAACAAAAATACAAACAAAAGAAGATTTTCCCTTAAGAGGTTTTTTAAAGTGTCCAAATTGTAACAAGCTACTCACGGCAAGTAAATCAAAAGGAAGAAATAAATATTACGCCTATTACCATTGTAAAGGAAGCTGTAATTACAGAATAAGAACTGAAGTAATGAATGCAGCCCTTCTTGAAGAGTTAAAAAAATATGTTCCCAAAGATCCAATGAAAAACGTTTTCAAAACAGTACTTATTGAAACCTATTTCGAAATGACAAAAGAGATGCATCAGCAAAAGAAGCAGGTTTCAAAAGAAATATCACACTACCAAGAGCGGTTGTCTTATGCAAAGGAATTATTAATCACAAAAAAAATAGAGCCTACTGAATATTCTGAAATGAAACTGGAGTACAGTCAAGTTGTAGATACCCTTAAATTGAAATTAACAACACTTAATAGCAATACAATCAAATTGGAAGGTCTATTAAGTAATGGAATAGAAAGAAGTATGTCACTTCTACTAAATTATAACAAAGGAAATATAGCAAGCCTTCGGAATATCATTGGTTCAATATTCTCCGAGCCAATAACCTTTAATGGAGATCATTTCTTATCTCCAAAAACGACTAGTGCAATTAGTATCATTTACGATTACAACAGATAAAAATGGGCAAGTCTTCTTTTGCTATTAACCATTCAACTACGTTTACTAAATTGTAAAAAGTCTAATTAGTTTTTGAAATCAATTTTAAAATCCTCTATTAAAAGTTACTTTTAATTCAGTTTATTGAAGAAGCCGCAAATAAACAAGACTTCTTTTACCCTTTTAATAAACTGCATATCAAATCAATATAAAGATAGTTTGATTTTTTTATATTGTTGCTTTTTTTATTATATTTGATGCAACATTATGTCCTTTCTGAAAATAACAGTCACACCATCAAAATTCTTTTTGGATTCTTAACAAAGCAAAATTCACTTTTATGAATAAGGAAAATAATTATATTCTTGATAGACCCGAAGATGATCTAGGCTACTTGTTATTACGTACCACTACGTTATGGCAACGTCAAATGACTATAGAATTACATACACTGGATCTCTCTTTTACCCAATGTATGATCTTGATATCACTAGGTTGGCTTTTACAGAATTCCGATGATGTTGTTCAGATGGAAATTTCCAATCATAGCAATTTTGACAGGATGATGGTATCAAAAACCCTTCGGACTCTACAACAAAGAGGACTTATAAAACGCAAAGAACATGGTACGGATACTAGGGCAAAATGTGTTTTCTTAACTAATAAGGGAATAGATACTTTAAAAAAGGTAATTGAAATTAAGACAAACATAAACAATTATTTCTTCGAAAAATTGGAGATTAAGGACAGTATTCGCAAAGAGTTAAAAAAGCTGATAAATTAAAAATCAAAATATTTTAATAGAATAGCAAAATATTAAAAAATGGAAAAAATAGCAGATTTATATATACGGGTAAGTACAGACGAACAAGCAGATAAAGGATATTCTCAACGAAGCCAACAGGAACTTTTACGAAAGTATTGTGAAATCAATAAAATTACCGTTCGACATATCATTTTTGAAGATTATTCCGCAAAATCTTTTAACAGACCTGCATGGAAAAAGTACCTTCAGACGCTTAGAAGATACAAGCATAAAACAAATTTGGTGTTATTCCTGAAATGGGACAGGTTTAGTCGTAATGCAGGGGATGCTTATCAAATGATAAGCACATTAAGAAGATTGGGCGTTGAACCGCAAGCTATAGAACAACCCTTGGATTTATCTATCCCAGAAAATAAAATGATGTTGGCCTTCTATTTGGCGGCTCCTGAAGTAGAAAACGACAGAAGGTCTTTGAATACTTTCTTTGGCATGCGTAGGGCGAAAAAAGAAGGTCGCTGTATGGGATCTGCACCCTTAGGATATGAAAATAAAATTACAGAAAATGGAATTAAGTACATAGCTCTCAAAGAACCAAAAGCTTCTCAGGTTAAATGGATTTTTGAAGAAGTGGCAAAGGGTGTTTTCAATACAAATCAGATTTGGAAAATGGCCAAAGAAAAAGGATATGTAAAAAGTAACAGTCAGGTTTGGGGAATACTAAGAAATCCAGTGTACTATGGAAAGATATTTATTCCCCAATATAAAGATGAAGAAAGTCAATTGGTAAACGGTCAGCATGAGGCACTTATTTCAGAGGATTTATTTTATAGGGTGCAGGATGTACTGGATGGCAGAGGGCGTACCTATCGCGCTAAAGTAGTTGTTGTTGAAGATTTTCCCCTTCGAAACTTTTTAATATGCCCTGATTGCGACAAAATACTTACGGGGAGTAAATCCAAAGGACGTAGCAAATATTACGCCTATTATCATTGTAGAAATGGCTGTAAACACCGAGTTAATGCCCAACAGGTTAATGAATCATTTGAGGAATATCTGAAAAGCTATCTTCCTAACAGGGATGTTAAAGAACTTTATACATGCTTAATAATGGATGCATATAATAAACAAGCTATAACTATGGGCAGTAATAAAAGTGAGATTCTTAAACAAATAAGTGACTACGAAAATAAGCTTTCATATGCAAGAGAATTATTGGTGACCAAACAAATAGATTCTCTGGATTACAGAGATATGAAAGAGGAATACAATCAAAATATTTCGAAATTGGAAACAAAACTGACCTCAAAAAAAAGTGATTTGGAAGATGTAGAAGGCTTGCTTGATATTGGCATCAACAATCTGCTAAAACTAAGCGAATCCTTTAAAGACAAAGGCTGGGCAGAAAATCGAGATATAATTGGTTCGATTTTTCCTGAAAATCTCACTTTTGAGAATTCCTCAGTTCGAACCAAAAGGATTAACGAAATAACAGGAGCTATATATCAGATTAACAAGAAGTTATATAGAAATAAAAACGGGACAAAAAAGGATTTTTCCTCTTTGTCCCGTCAAGTGACCGCGAAGGGATTCGAACCCCCAACCCTCAGAGCCGAAATCTGATATTCTATCCAATTGAACTACGCAGCCGAATTATTCCCGCCTTTCGACTATCGCTCAAGATAAACTTCGGCGGGAATCTTATTTATACTTTAAGACAACTTAGCTTTTACAATATTGGAAATGGTTTTGCCATCAGCTTGTCCAGCCAATTCTTTACTAACCAATCCCATAACTTTGCCCATATCTTTCATGCCTTGCGCACCAACTTGGTTTATAATATTTACAACTACTTTTTCAACATCTTCATCGCTTAGCGCAGTTGGTAAAAACTGACTGATAACCTCAGCTTCGGCTAATTCTGGTGCTGCTAAATCCTCACGTCCTTGCTCCAAATAAATGGCAGCACTATCTCTACGCTGCTTAACTTGTTTTTGAAGTATCTTAAGTCCCTCCTCTTCTGTTAGTTCTTCCTTTGCTCCGCTTTCTGTTTGCGCCAATAAAATAGCCGATTTTACAGCTCGCAACGCTGTTAATGCTGTTTGATCTTTAGCTTTCATGGCTTCCTTTAAAGCCACCATAATATCCTGTTGTAAACTCATTGCTTTGTTTTATTAGAATGCGAAGATAAAACAAATTTATAATAAAATATAGCTGAAAAACACATTCCTGCCTATATTACGAATGACAAAATTACAGGAATAAAAAAACCAAAAAGCCGAGGGATACTCTTCAGGTTCATAACTTAAGAGATTGTTTAATTTTTTTTCGGAATGTTTTATAGGGTATTTTTTTGCCAGATAGGGCCGAGCGTATATAAAAGGTTTGGGAGACCTTTTTAGCGAAGGAGCCAGGCTGCCGCGAGGGAGAGGTACATAGCTATGAACCGAAAAATAGCTGATGTATGGCGGAAAAGGCACATAAAAGAGCCAAAGGATAAAACTTATACAGTCTCTAAGTAAGGTCCGTATTCTTTTAATATAATATTATGTACAAATGAATCATTGCTTAAATCCATACAATATTGTCATTTACATTTACAATTTTGTCAATCCACAATTTTTACTTTCAAATTAATTAATAATAAAATAAATTGCTATGGTTTATATTCTATTCAAAAACGAACTCATCTTGACTTTTTGTTTTTAACCGAAAATGGGATAAAATTTGTACAGATGAGGCGCTTTTTGCAAGGCATAGCGTCGCTACGCATAAAAAAAGTAACGAAATATGGATAAATTTTAGCCATTCCTGCCTGCCGGCAGGCAGGTTTTAGGAAATAGAAAAAGTCAAGATGAGTTCACAACACCATAATCTAAGACATGAATAATTTTAAAGGCAAATTAATAATATGTATTTATTTTTCATATATAACCCTTGGCTTTGCCCAGAGCTCTTTAGAGAGGGTATCGGTTAGTTCAAACAATTTTATTAATGAAAAAGGAAATATCCTTGTTTTTAGAGGTTTGAATACAAGCGACCCCGATAAACTGGAATCCCAAGGCCATTGGAACAAATCCTACTTTAAAGAAATAAAAAAATGGGGTGCAAACATAGTTCGCTTCCCTATACATCCAACAACTTGGACAAAAAGAGGAAAGAAAAATTATCTTAAGCTTCTAGATGATGGTATAAAATGGGCGGAAGAGTTAGGTCTTTACGTTATAATTGATTGGCATAGCATTGGTAATTTACAAACAGAAATGTATCAGCACGATATGTACGATACCACATTAAAACAAACCTATGATTTCTGGAGAACCATCGCTGTAAAATATGGAAAAAACACAACGGTAGCCTTTTATGAGTTATTTAATGAACCTACCACTTACAATAATACTTTAGGGACAGCAGATTGGGAAACATGGAAAACACTTAATGAGGAAATGATCACCATTGTTAGAGCTAATGGCGGCGAAGGTATTCCGCTTGTGGCAGGTTTCAATTGGGCCTATGATTTGACTCCAATTATCAATAATCCAATCCATGCAGAAGGTATTGCGTACGTAAGTCACCCTTATCCAGAAAAAAGAGAAAAGCCATGGGAAGACGCATGGACAGCAGATTGGGGATTTGTAAAAGAAACATATCCAGTAATACTTACTGAGATTGGGTTTTGTGGCCCTGAAGATATAGGTCAGCACCATCCCGTTATAGGAGATGAATCTTATGGAGATGCCATAACCAATTATTGTGATGAAAAAGAAATTTCATATGTGATTTGGGTTTTTGATCCTAATTGGGCGCCAAGATTATTTGAAAACTGGAACTACACCCCATCAAGACATGGGAAGTATTTTAAGAAAAAACTTCAAAGCTATAACTACAATTAATAAAGGGTCCGTAGATTAAAAATACCATATATGAACATACACCTTCTTCAAATACTCATGCTTTCATTATTATTTAATTGCAATGAAACACTGCCAACAAAATATGGTGCAGGCAACAAGAATTTTCAATATAATGGCAGATATGACCTTATTGAAAATGGTGCCGCATTAATATCTCCGGGAGCCTCTGTATCTATCAACTTTTCAGGGAATGTTTGCGAAATATATTTAAAGGCTGAAAAAGTCCCCTATAATTACGTAGCATTTGAATTAGATGGGAAATATCTCGGCAGAAAAAAAATTGAAAGCGAAACCACTGAACCTTATGTTTTAGAAGTCTCTTCAAAAGAAAAGATACATACCTTAAAAATTATTAAAGAGTCTGAAGCCAGTAATGGATTTGTCTTATTTAGCGGGATTAAGGTAGAGAAAGTTATGGGCTATACTCAACAACGAAAATATTATATTGAATATATTGGCGATTCCATTACATGTGGTGCCGTATCAGATGACAGTGTGATGCCTTGTGATGAAGGGAACTATTTTGACCATGAAAATGTATATTATTCTTATGGCGCCAATATGGCCAGAGCATTACAAGCTGATTTTATGCTAAGCTCTGTATCAGGCATCGGAATGTACAGAAATTGGAACGATGAAAACATAGAAGAACCCATCATGCCACAGGTTTATGAAAACTTATATCTAGATACGAATCATTCAAAAAAATATAATTTTGAACGCAAGCCAAACATTGTTAGTATTTGTTTAGGAACCAATGATTTATCAAATGGTGATGGTATAAAACCTCGCTTAGCTTTTAATAAAGAAAAGTACACAGCCAATTACATTAACTTTGTAAAAACAGTCTATAACCACTATCCCAACACACAAATAGTTTTACTGAACAGCCCCATGGTTGGTGGCGAAAATAATATATTATTGCTTTCATGTTTAAAAGAAGTACAATCCTATTTTGCTGAAAACAATAATAAATCTATTTTATTATTTGAGTTTGACAAAACATATACAAACGGTTGTTTATGGCATCCCAGTGTTGAAGATCATAGACAAATAGCCGAAAAACTAACGCCTTTTTTTAAAAACATTTTAAATACTAAATAATGAAGTTCTTAAAAATCATCGTGCTGTTATTGGTTGCAAAAGTATCCTATGCAAATGTGATTCTACCTTCAGTTTTTTCAGACCATATGGTTTTGCAACAACAAGACAACGTGAGGTTCTGGGGTTGGGCAAATCCAGATGAAGAAGTGGTTATATCACCATCTTGGACAGATGAAGATTACAAAACAAAAGCAACCAATCAAGCGTTTTGGGAACTTACCATAAAGACCCCGAAATTTGGCGGACCATTTACCATTGTAATTAAAGGCTATAATGAAATTGTTTTAAAGGACATCTTAATTGGAGAAGTATGGTTGTGCTCGGGGCAATCCAATATGGAAATGTCGGCCAGCTGGGGAATTGAAAATGGTATAGAGGAAATAGCTGAAGCCAATCATCCAAACATTCGATTTTTCACAGTTCCAAAGGCTTCTGCTGAAAAACCTCAGAATAATTTAATAGCCAATTGGCAAGTCTGCACCTCCGAGAGCATGGAACACACGAGTGCCTTGGCTTATTTTTTTGCCAAAAGAATACAGGAAAACCTAAACGATGTGCCCGTTGGACTATTGGTTTCTGCATGGGGCGGAACACCTGCCGAAATTTGGATGCCTGAAGAAATTATAAAAAGAGATTCTATATTGAATAAAGCCGCAAATAAATTAGCACCTACCACATATGGTCCCATAAAGCCAGCTAGAGCCTTTAATGCTATGATCAATCCGCTAATTGGTTACAACATCTCAGGTGTACTTTGGTATCAAGGAGAATCGAATGTGGGTTCAAAGGTATATGATAAAACCCTTGAAGCATTAATTCAATCTTGGCGCCATTTATGGCAGAAAAATGTTCCTTTTTATTTTGTCCAAATAGCTCCCTACACGTATGGGGAAAATCATTTTTCAGGTGTTGAAGTTAGGGATGCACAACGCAAAGTCACTGATAAAATTGAAAATACCGGCATGGTCGTTATCAGTGACATATCTCCTATAGATGACATTCATCCAAAGGACAAAAAATCAGT
This genomic window from Mariniflexile sp. TRM1-10 contains:
- a CDS encoding recombinase family protein, which codes for MNKIADLYIRVSTDEQADKGYSQRNQEEMLCRYCQLNAIEIRNVIFEDHSAKSFNRPQWKKLIQNLKKNKNKTNLVLFTKWDRFSRNASDAYQMIGLLKHLGVEPQAIEQPLDLSIPENKMMLAFYLAAPEVENDRRALNTFYGMRRAKKEGRYMGLAPTGYENKIRDDGKKYIRPKEPEASIIKWVFNELSRGIFNTEQVYKMAKQKGLKSSKSNFWTIIRNPIYCGKIYVPKFKDEEGGFVQSQHQGLISEVLFNLVQAILDGRGRTYRTKIQTKEDFPLRGFLKCPNCNKLLTASKSKGRNKYYAYYHCKGSCNYRIRTEVMNAALLEELKKYVPKDPMKNVFKTVLIETYFEMTKEMHQQKKQVSKEISHYQERLSYAKELLITKKIEPTEYSEMKLEYSQVVDTLKLKLTTLNSNTIKLEGLLSNGIERSMSLLLNYNKGNIASLRNIIGSIFSEPITFNGDHFLSPKTTSAISIIYDYNR
- a CDS encoding MarR family winged helix-turn-helix transcriptional regulator, whose translation is MNKENNYILDRPEDDLGYLLLRTTTLWQRQMTIELHTLDLSFTQCMILISLGWLLQNSDDVVQMEISNHSNFDRMMVSKTLRTLQQRGLIKRKEHGTDTRAKCVFLTNKGIDTLKKVIEIKTNINNYFFEKLEIKDSIRKELKKLIN
- a CDS encoding recombinase family protein, whose product is MEKIADLYIRVSTDEQADKGYSQRSQQELLRKYCEINKITVRHIIFEDYSAKSFNRPAWKKYLQTLRRYKHKTNLVLFLKWDRFSRNAGDAYQMISTLRRLGVEPQAIEQPLDLSIPENKMMLAFYLAAPEVENDRRSLNTFFGMRRAKKEGRCMGSAPLGYENKITENGIKYIALKEPKASQVKWIFEEVAKGVFNTNQIWKMAKEKGYVKSNSQVWGILRNPVYYGKIFIPQYKDEESQLVNGQHEALISEDLFYRVQDVLDGRGRTYRAKVVVVEDFPLRNFLICPDCDKILTGSKSKGRSKYYAYYHCRNGCKHRVNAQQVNESFEEYLKSYLPNRDVKELYTCLIMDAYNKQAITMGSNKSEILKQISDYENKLSYARELLVTKQIDSLDYRDMKEEYNQNISKLETKLTSKKSDLEDVEGLLDIGINNLLKLSESFKDKGWAENRDIIGSIFPENLTFENSSVRTKRINEITGAIYQINKKLYRNKNGTKKDFSSLSRQVTAKGFEPPTLRAEI
- a CDS encoding GatB/YqeY domain-containing protein, encoding MSLQQDIMVALKEAMKAKDQTALTALRAVKSAILLAQTESGAKEELTEEEGLKILQKQVKQRRDSAAIYLEQGREDLAAPELAEAEVISQFLPTALSDEDVEKVVVNIINQVGAQGMKDMGKVMGLVSKELAGQADGKTISNIVKAKLS
- a CDS encoding glycoside hydrolase family 5 protein yields the protein MNNFKGKLIICIYFSYITLGFAQSSLERVSVSSNNFINEKGNILVFRGLNTSDPDKLESQGHWNKSYFKEIKKWGANIVRFPIHPTTWTKRGKKNYLKLLDDGIKWAEELGLYVIIDWHSIGNLQTEMYQHDMYDTTLKQTYDFWRTIAVKYGKNTTVAFYELFNEPTTYNNTLGTADWETWKTLNEEMITIVRANGGEGIPLVAGFNWAYDLTPIINNPIHAEGIAYVSHPYPEKREKPWEDAWTADWGFVKETYPVILTEIGFCGPEDIGQHHPVIGDESYGDAITNYCDEKEISYVIWVFDPNWAPRLFENWNYTPSRHGKYFKKKLQSYNYN
- a CDS encoding SGNH/GDSL hydrolase family protein translates to MNIHLLQILMLSLLFNCNETLPTKYGAGNKNFQYNGRYDLIENGAALISPGASVSINFSGNVCEIYLKAEKVPYNYVAFELDGKYLGRKKIESETTEPYVLEVSSKEKIHTLKIIKESEASNGFVLFSGIKVEKVMGYTQQRKYYIEYIGDSITCGAVSDDSVMPCDEGNYFDHENVYYSYGANMARALQADFMLSSVSGIGMYRNWNDENIEEPIMPQVYENLYLDTNHSKKYNFERKPNIVSICLGTNDLSNGDGIKPRLAFNKEKYTANYINFVKTVYNHYPNTQIVLLNSPMVGGENNILLLSCLKEVQSYFAENNNKSILLFEFDKTYTNGCLWHPSVEDHRQIAEKLTPFFKNILNTK
- a CDS encoding sialate O-acetylesterase; this translates as MKFLKIIVLLLVAKVSYANVILPSVFSDHMVLQQQDNVRFWGWANPDEEVVISPSWTDEDYKTKATNQAFWELTIKTPKFGGPFTIVIKGYNEIVLKDILIGEVWLCSGQSNMEMSASWGIENGIEEIAEANHPNIRFFTVPKASAEKPQNNLIANWQVCTSESMEHTSALAYFFAKRIQENLNDVPVGLLVSAWGGTPAEIWMPEEIIKRDSILNKAANKLAPTTYGPIKPARAFNAMINPLIGYNISGVLWYQGESNVGSKVYDKTLEALIQSWRHLWQKNVPFYFVQIAPYTYGENHFSGVEVRDAQRKVTDKIENTGMVVISDISPIDDIHPKDKKSVGIRLANLALKKHYNTLDGLVESPSFSNVTFKKNKAIVSFKNAEGLYLKDKKSLFEIAEADKMFYHATYKIQGTDIILSSNKITTPKYVRFAWGNTLQSNLFNKADLPASSFTTEK